The following is a genomic window from Nicotiana tabacum cultivar K326 chromosome 3, ASM71507v2, whole genome shotgun sequence.
TCTTGGATTCCTCGGCATTACCCTTTCACTCGAAACCCTCGAAATGGAGCTCTCCTCTTCACTTTCACTCAATTCAGGATTATTCTTATCCCTTTTATTAACCTccgaaaaatctggtttttcaaGTATTAGCGGTTTCAATTGCTTCAATTTTTCTTCCCTCGCTTTTAAATACTCCTCAATGCTATTCCCACTCACATTACCGTTTTCACCAATTGGCCTCAAACCTAGTCTCTTTTTCTCCACGCGTTGCCCGAATTCCAATTGCTGTGCAAGTTTACGCCTTTCCTTTTTCGTAATATTAATTTCCCTCTGAACTTCGACCCATTCTTCCGGAATTAAATTTTCGGATTGAATTTCTGtttttttcttgttgttttgtgtttgtggtctattttcggatttttggatAATACAAGGGTCTTCGAAAACTCCTTCTTCGAAGACTAAGCAGTCGCCGATTacgtgttcttcttcttcttcgtcttcgatGGGGAATTGGAGTTGATAGGACTGGAAATGGAGAGAATGGGGAGGAATTTGGGACTGAAAAGTTTTTTGGGGAAAAGTTAGGGGTAAGTTAAGGAAATGAAGTTGAGAGAGCTTGTGTAGTGAGGAGGATGAAGGAAATGGGGGAGTGAAGTTTGGAATTCGAGGATTTAAGATAGCTGTTGGTGACATGGTTTGCAGAAACAGAAGGTGGATATAGATGATTAGACGAAGACGAAGCTGGATTTTGTATCTTTAAGTCGCACAGATTCTGAAGAAAAGGTATAGCATTATTATGGTTTAACAGGCCCGGCCCAACTAAACGGGCAGGCCCGCTCGAGGCAGAGAAGCTAAAATTATTTACCGCCAACTTAAAACACACCACCATAtataattaaattctttattttattttgtacacttactttataaatttattttaatttttcactaTTTCACGTTTTAAGAGACTATAATCTTATGCCTTTTCTccaggggtgttcaaaaccgaaccaaaATGGAAACtaggcttattggtatcgggttaacggtttaacggacggggaacagattgaaattttttcattaacggcttatcggtttgggggcgaattattcaattttcttaatggataatccgttaaccagttaagaatatatatataaatccaatccAAACGCCACCGGTGATAGCATATCTCTATGTTTCACATCCAATCCAAATGCCACCAGTATCATAATCGGCCAAGCGTTACCATTGACCTTAAGTTTCGCTTAACTTACCATCATCAAATACGTATCATCGCTAATCTAGTGCCTTTTCATTCACAAGCAGATAATACATAATAGTAGCAGGAAGAAAAGGTAACATCACCTCTAGATTAAAAGTGAAATCAGTTATTAACATGGTAATTTTACCTTCCGGTAGAAAATAAATATTGCCGTTAAGCGGACCATAAAACGATAGTAATAATCAACAACCTTGgttcaaatttctcaacatataATGAGTTCAAATTCATCATGTGAAAGAGGAAAGAGACTCATTTAGTTGACCATCAGGCTAACTTGGAACTACTAGAAAAGAGCGTATGTCTTCACACATTTCAACTGCTAGTGGAACGTATAAACCTTGCCACTCAGTGTATTTGTTGCGATAGTACGCCATCTGTAATGCACGTAATAcagattgaattaggccgataaatcgcccgataagagctaaaccgataccaatccgcccgatatcttatcgggtgacTAGTGGATTAATATATTTAATaatcgataaccgataagccaaactTTTCTCTCTCTgctctctttctttttcaatctctccctctctcttcaTTACCCAATTTAATTTGAATTTCTCTACAGTTATTATGTTTTAATCCTGATATCAATACCTTACTTAAAATAAGTAAGGTTACTTTCAGTGTTATTAATAGACGAGGTAAAATATCTTGCATTTGGCATTCCATGAGCCTTTCATTATTATTTCTTAGGAGTATCACTTATTATATTACTCTTGTATTG
Proteins encoded in this region:
- the LOC107785932 gene encoding ankyrin repeat domain-containing protein, chloroplastic-like, translated to MSPTAILNPRIPNFTPPFPSSSSLHKLSQLHFLNLPLTFPQKTFQSQIPPHSLHFQSYQLQFPIEDEEEEEHVIGDCLVFEEGVFEDPCIIQKSENRPQTQNNKKKTEIQSENLIPEEWVEVQREINITKKERRKLAQQLEFGQRVEKKRLGLRPIGENGNVSGNSIEEYLKAREEKLKQLKPLILEKPDFSEVNKRDKNNPELSESEEESSISRVSSERVMPRNPRSAVYGGGLEDITEFFNSGIYEANAAKTSEGPRKLFSKEEKVLLNKRFPDLATATSAKWQPLHTLAASGEFYLLTTLLKHVVDINVPDKDGLTAIHKAILGKKQAIFNFLLRESANPLIRDKDGATLMHYAVRTASTQMIKILLLYNVDINLQDHDGWTPLHLAVQSRRTDIVRLLLIKGADKTLKNRDGLTPLDICLHYGRDIRTYELIKLLKQLPKVH